The proteins below come from a single Arthrobacter caoxuetaonis genomic window:
- the dnaE gene encoding DNA polymerase III subunit alpha: MTDEPQPDGSGFVHLHNHTENSSLDGLTRVKSAPRTAAALGQKALAITDHGSLAAAWKFQKYCLEAGIKPIIGNEMYMAIGSRFERNFETVVNDDDNASDADEGKEKVKRYMHLTVLARNEAGWKSLLALHNKAEASYWYKPRIDFDLLDEHGDGLIILTGCLGGPVAGPLARAGAIDKGFEAARTEIASLLGTDDTDELAAALAADVSAYAARKKRLAEAAAEGVTGAQRTALEEAVKNFVPAIADGAGDELAADLTQIITRLPGIPEDAARARTEARSNLDRLIGAVGREHVFLEVMHHGIKAETHAFRELRILSEETGIPLVATNDCHYEHAEDARAHDGFLAVGVKRSLDDPKRFKFNGTPDYYLKSEAEMLDVLGNLKNKKAAAAWRQAVANSVMVADLCDDKVIPDPRMRLPKFPVPAGFESERAYLHHLVKEGAVERYGTDPVTGERRALPAAVKERLRMEENIICDMGFPAYFLIVWDMIAWARSDYTPQDWVDLHAGKPVDDATRTRKKPIVVGVGRGSAAGAATSYCLKIVGVDPLENHLLFERFLEPGRAGMPDIDVDFEAARRSEVFAYVGVRWGDAMVAHIGTFGMALSKAAVKDAARILKPSEPAPEVFAAAKAARAAGDSKRAASITAEAYAKINRRAADIQRLGNKLSDLIPSAGGKAYSFAQLDDTSDNSSEAFRNLVKESGQDAQDILELARAFEGVTKTESIHACGFIISPEPLDEIVPMRWKSHAANADPNAPRVICWDGPDCEEIGLLKMDILGLTNLDIAATALDFTARTTGNRFTMEEIPHPNTKGNAIVQGAYNLLAQGRTGGVFQMESGGMIRTAQEVEPETLDDISAIVALFRPGPLKAGMHTSYARRKAGLEPVTYTDFTHDPVETEWIDGVLGATYGMAIYQETIMRLSTIVAGFDASQRSRLRKAMGKKKQSEMDACFTMWIEGAPKEFRDEDGNVISPVFSPATAQKLWDFISGAASYLFNASHSAAYGMLAYYTAYLKAGWPVEYSAAILAVADKDDKRQTALTSLHADGIEVMAPDVNLAMARTAPVNGAVAIGLSEVKGVGDAGQYIVAEREASGPFKDMADLLRRVRVPADNGTGFSRIPVSAVQALIEAGALDSFGPRLGQIMMLRAARTGGQQPVDAEWSDVECSARQRARIGTSLGIHPLNSLKDELKAWQAPGGGRVTPLHRIADGNGEPVLTVGVISSWEEKGYSGGRRANFSLESSKTTLNGVIWDFSLSRLRRQGTVPKVGDVVAVSGKVNVRVTVIGDEESETQETITTKELSINEVWPIDSGTEPEINLPAPVIDFAAKYRELRSGPAPEPESRRKAPAAKKTAPAADPKPGTEAAAPAKELAPVVSMREHRERKGGDVVALLCEEYESSMVGDLLFGNPAVLKAHSAEGLPGDAATEAGVIYRCQPASGETIFLVTDGGDTDPRDAAEYARDADESEWEPIRNEKSKHKYSWYRLKTDPAAAAALGGDERLAG; encoded by the coding sequence GTGACTGATGAACCACAGCCGGACGGCAGCGGCTTCGTACACCTTCACAACCACACCGAGAACAGCTCGCTCGACGGCCTGACCCGCGTCAAGTCGGCTCCCCGCACTGCCGCGGCACTCGGACAGAAAGCCCTGGCCATCACCGACCACGGCTCCCTCGCTGCTGCCTGGAAGTTCCAGAAGTACTGCCTGGAGGCCGGCATCAAGCCGATCATCGGCAACGAAATGTACATGGCCATCGGGAGCCGCTTCGAGCGCAACTTCGAGACCGTGGTCAACGACGATGACAACGCCTCCGACGCCGACGAAGGCAAGGAAAAGGTCAAGCGCTACATGCACCTGACCGTCCTGGCCCGCAACGAAGCCGGATGGAAGTCCCTGCTCGCCCTGCACAACAAGGCCGAGGCCTCCTACTGGTACAAGCCCCGGATCGACTTCGACCTGCTCGATGAGCACGGTGACGGTCTCATCATCCTCACCGGCTGCCTCGGCGGCCCCGTTGCAGGACCCCTGGCCCGCGCCGGAGCTATCGACAAAGGCTTTGAAGCTGCGCGCACCGAGATCGCATCACTGCTGGGCACCGACGACACCGACGAGCTTGCAGCTGCCCTTGCCGCCGATGTGTCCGCCTACGCCGCCAGGAAGAAACGCCTGGCCGAAGCTGCAGCCGAAGGCGTGACCGGCGCCCAGCGCACCGCCCTTGAAGAGGCCGTAAAGAATTTCGTGCCGGCCATCGCCGACGGCGCCGGGGACGAACTGGCCGCGGACCTGACGCAGATCATCACCCGGCTGCCCGGCATCCCCGAGGACGCCGCCCGGGCCCGCACGGAAGCACGCTCCAACCTGGACCGCCTCATCGGAGCCGTCGGCCGGGAACACGTCTTCCTGGAAGTGATGCACCACGGCATCAAGGCCGAGACCCATGCCTTCCGTGAGCTGCGCATCCTCTCTGAGGAGACCGGCATCCCGCTGGTGGCCACCAACGACTGCCACTACGAACACGCCGAAGATGCCCGTGCGCACGACGGCTTCCTCGCCGTGGGCGTCAAGCGTTCCCTGGATGACCCCAAGCGCTTCAAGTTCAACGGCACCCCGGACTACTACCTGAAGTCCGAAGCTGAAATGCTCGATGTGCTCGGCAACCTGAAGAACAAGAAGGCTGCCGCAGCCTGGCGCCAGGCCGTCGCCAACTCCGTCATGGTCGCTGACCTGTGCGATGACAAGGTCATCCCGGACCCGCGCATGCGCCTGCCCAAGTTCCCCGTGCCCGCAGGCTTTGAATCCGAACGCGCCTACCTGCACCACCTCGTGAAGGAAGGTGCCGTCGAACGTTACGGCACCGACCCGGTCACCGGTGAGCGCCGCGCGCTGCCTGCCGCGGTGAAGGAGCGGCTGCGGATGGAAGAGAACATCATCTGCGACATGGGCTTCCCCGCCTACTTCCTGATCGTGTGGGACATGATTGCCTGGGCCCGGTCTGATTACACCCCGCAGGACTGGGTGGACCTGCATGCCGGCAAGCCTGTTGACGACGCCACGCGCACCCGGAAGAAGCCCATCGTTGTGGGTGTCGGGCGCGGTTCGGCTGCAGGTGCCGCCACCTCCTACTGCCTGAAGATCGTCGGCGTGGATCCGCTGGAGAACCACCTCCTCTTCGAGCGCTTTCTGGAGCCGGGACGCGCCGGCATGCCCGACATCGACGTCGACTTCGAGGCCGCCCGCCGCAGCGAGGTGTTCGCCTACGTTGGCGTCCGCTGGGGCGATGCGATGGTCGCCCACATCGGCACGTTCGGCATGGCCCTGTCCAAGGCTGCCGTCAAGGACGCTGCACGCATCCTGAAGCCTTCCGAACCGGCGCCCGAAGTGTTCGCTGCCGCCAAGGCTGCCCGCGCCGCCGGCGACTCCAAGAGAGCCGCCTCCATCACTGCCGAGGCGTACGCGAAGATCAACCGCCGGGCCGCGGACATCCAGCGTCTGGGCAATAAGCTCTCGGACCTGATTCCGTCTGCGGGCGGCAAGGCCTACTCCTTCGCCCAGCTCGATGACACCTCGGACAACTCCTCGGAAGCGTTCCGGAACCTGGTCAAGGAATCCGGCCAGGACGCGCAGGACATCCTGGAGCTGGCCCGCGCCTTCGAAGGTGTCACGAAGACCGAATCCATCCACGCCTGCGGGTTCATCATTTCCCCGGAACCGCTCGATGAGATCGTGCCCATGCGGTGGAAGTCCCATGCCGCCAACGCAGACCCCAACGCCCCGCGCGTCATCTGCTGGGACGGACCGGACTGTGAAGAGATCGGCCTGCTCAAGATGGACATCCTGGGCCTGACCAACCTCGATATTGCCGCGACGGCACTGGACTTCACGGCCCGCACGACCGGCAACCGGTTCACCATGGAAGAGATCCCGCACCCGAACACCAAGGGCAACGCGATCGTCCAGGGTGCCTACAACCTGCTCGCCCAGGGGCGCACCGGCGGTGTCTTCCAGATGGAATCCGGCGGCATGATCCGTACCGCACAGGAAGTGGAGCCGGAAACCCTCGATGACATTTCGGCCATCGTGGCGCTGTTCCGTCCCGGCCCGCTGAAAGCCGGAATGCACACCTCCTACGCCCGCCGCAAAGCGGGACTGGAGCCGGTCACGTACACCGACTTCACCCACGACCCGGTGGAAACCGAATGGATCGACGGCGTGCTCGGGGCCACCTACGGCATGGCCATCTACCAGGAAACGATCATGCGCCTGTCCACGATTGTCGCCGGCTTCGACGCCTCCCAGCGTTCCCGCCTGCGCAAGGCTATGGGCAAGAAGAAGCAGTCCGAAATGGATGCCTGCTTCACCATGTGGATTGAAGGTGCGCCGAAGGAATTCCGGGACGAGGACGGCAACGTCATCTCCCCGGTGTTCTCCCCCGCGACCGCCCAGAAGCTCTGGGACTTCATCTCCGGTGCCGCCTCCTACCTGTTCAACGCCTCCCACTCTGCCGCCTACGGAATGCTCGCCTACTACACCGCGTACCTGAAGGCTGGCTGGCCGGTGGAATACTCCGCCGCGATCCTGGCTGTGGCAGACAAGGACGACAAGCGCCAGACCGCCCTGACGTCCCTGCACGCGGACGGCATCGAAGTCATGGCCCCGGACGTGAACCTGGCCATGGCCCGTACCGCACCCGTGAACGGTGCTGTCGCCATTGGCCTCAGCGAAGTGAAGGGTGTCGGCGACGCCGGCCAGTACATCGTGGCCGAGCGCGAAGCCAGCGGCCCGTTCAAGGACATGGCTGACCTGCTCCGGCGGGTCCGTGTTCCGGCCGACAACGGCACCGGATTCAGCCGCATCCCGGTCAGCGCCGTGCAGGCACTCATTGAAGCCGGAGCGCTCGACAGCTTCGGCCCGCGGCTGGGGCAGATCATGATGCTCCGTGCCGCCCGCACCGGAGGCCAGCAGCCCGTTGACGCCGAATGGTCCGACGTGGAGTGCTCTGCACGCCAGCGTGCCCGCATCGGAACCAGCCTGGGCATCCACCCGCTGAACTCGCTGAAGGACGAGCTGAAGGCCTGGCAGGCGCCGGGCGGAGGCCGTGTCACTCCCCTGCACCGGATCGCTGACGGCAACGGCGAACCCGTCCTGACCGTCGGCGTCATCTCCTCCTGGGAAGAGAAGGGCTACTCCGGCGGACGCCGGGCCAACTTCTCCCTCGAATCATCCAAGACCACCCTGAACGGGGTCATCTGGGACTTCTCGCTCTCGCGCCTGCGGCGCCAGGGCACCGTTCCGAAGGTCGGCGACGTCGTTGCTGTCTCCGGGAAGGTCAACGTCCGCGTCACTGTCATTGGCGACGAGGAATCCGAAACCCAGGAGACCATCACCACCAAGGAGCTTTCCATCAACGAAGTATGGCCCATCGACTCGGGCACTGAACCTGAAATCAACCTGCCCGCTCCGGTGATCGACTTCGCCGCCAAGTACCGCGAGCTGCGCTCCGGACCAGCCCCGGAACCGGAAAGCCGGCGCAAGGCCCCTGCAGCGAAGAAGACGGCTCCTGCCGCGGACCCTAAGCCAGGCACCGAAGCAGCTGCCCCGGCCAAGGAGCTCGCACCGGTCGTTTCGATGCGCGAGCACCGCGAACGCAAGGGCGGCGACGTCGTTGCCCTCCTCTGCGAGGAATACGAGTCCTCCATGGTCGGTGACCTCCTCTTCGGCAACCCGGCTGTCCTGAAGGCCCATTCCGCTGAAGGGCTTCCCGGCGATGCCGCAACCGAGGCCGGCGTCATCTACCGCTGCCAGCCCGCGTCCGGGGAAACCATCTTCCTCGTCACGGACGGCGGGGATACGGATCCCCGGGACGCCGCCGAATACGCCCGCGACGCCGACGAATCCGAGTGGGAGCCGATCCGCAACGAGAAGTCCAAGCACAAGTACTCCTGGTACCGGCTCAAGACCGATCCGGCGGCTGCTGCAGCCCTCGGCGGGGACGAACGCCTGGCCGGCTAG
- a CDS encoding single-stranded DNA-binding protein translates to MYNLPFTGNLVTDLKLITETKSGTPRLNFKVAINENPGGDREKEVTHFIPFTAFGSTAENMAASLKKGQRVTVIARLKTYEKEVQIDGEDKSITMIGFTAQEVGPALRWQTAEVSKAGGTRKSADTFVDDEEDAPAAKPAAKKAPAKRAASKPPVDDEDDDF, encoded by the coding sequence TTGTACAACCTCCCCTTCACCGGCAACCTGGTCACCGATCTCAAGCTGATCACCGAAACCAAGTCCGGCACCCCGCGCCTGAACTTCAAGGTCGCCATCAACGAGAACCCGGGCGGCGACCGTGAGAAGGAAGTTACCCACTTCATTCCGTTCACCGCTTTCGGCTCCACCGCTGAGAACATGGCCGCATCGCTGAAGAAGGGCCAGCGCGTCACTGTGATCGCCCGTCTCAAGACCTACGAGAAGGAAGTCCAGATCGACGGTGAGGACAAGTCCATCACCATGATCGGTTTCACTGCTCAGGAAGTCGGCCCGGCCCTGCGCTGGCAGACTGCCGAGGTCTCCAAGGCAGGCGGCACCCGCAAGAGCGCCGACACCTTCGTTGACGACGAAGAGGATGCACCGGCTGCAAAGCCCGCCGCGAAGAAGGCTCCGGCCAAGCGCGCAGCATCCAAGCCTCCCGTCGATGATGAAGACGACGACTTCTAG
- a CDS encoding HNH endonuclease, giving the protein MPPAPDEPRTDLLSFTNDVPGALGGLLDAVPAPVVFVAALLAVFAVMGAVSRGRPGPKDPTRLFSANQRREGFDRAGGQCELGTFFRRCRRPAHHGDHWYPWSKGGSTSMANFVAACRKCNLSKGAKVPGSWETMLLESRRRKYFPAGVSTKAGERFSQR; this is encoded by the coding sequence ATGCCACCCGCGCCCGACGAACCCCGGACAGACCTGCTCAGCTTCACGAACGACGTTCCGGGTGCCCTTGGCGGCCTCCTGGATGCGGTACCGGCACCTGTCGTCTTCGTGGCGGCTCTGCTGGCGGTTTTCGCCGTCATGGGCGCTGTGTCCCGCGGCAGGCCCGGCCCCAAAGATCCCACCCGCCTGTTCTCCGCGAACCAGCGCCGTGAAGGATTCGACCGTGCTGGCGGGCAGTGCGAGCTGGGGACGTTCTTCCGGCGGTGCCGGCGTCCGGCCCACCACGGCGACCATTGGTACCCGTGGTCCAAGGGCGGGTCGACGTCGATGGCGAACTTCGTGGCCGCGTGCCGCAAATGCAACCTCTCCAAGGGGGCCAAGGTCCCGGGAAGCTGGGAGACGATGCTCCTGGAGTCCCGGCGCCGCAAGTACTTCCCCGCCGGGGTAAGCACCAAGGCCGGAGAGCGGTTCAGCCAGCGATGA
- a CDS encoding CHAP domain-containing protein yields MSNPDAPVPAPPGESAGADQLKADGKEAALLVAKGAATGGLAGAAKGAAQALVKTETGRKGIMLAVLIPAIALLIVIVMVVSMLNTGSNGNSTVDAGHASAAIQAGMQDIEDDSKLRTIRDAAEKTGVRWEILAAIVAQTEERTSGKGTGPYGIDMDKAGTGTAGDETLPDGTPAKISEEDAQDLYKAGVFVGQLLSHSNEHTVNQLQNPSLDAGVTDVRGEEGSGPTRKLSDEDQSREAQARVKEQYLVSLRTLPLKGNPDISEKVYELASTWAMGKTRQCTTDSVQLGGQTSVELNEKQKKIAQQIINQVARKGMSEQAAVVALATAMQESKLRNWWNVKVPGSEALTDDKDARGQDGYSVGPFQQQVNGNQFSWGTVEDAMNISKSADMFLERLKTIPHWEDLPVSEAAQAVQVSAFPDEYAQWESMARQLVADLKPTDGGYSDPHDDEPAHGDAPNSLVVNPDAHPNTRAVEAAVKDRFAAGVLTFYDIGGSLDHLEGRAVDIMIKDYKSAAGDRAGDEIANFLIKNSAAFGIDYLIWQDRIWLGPLQGWMPYSTGGYGGMYTGNWNDTTLHNDHVHVSVTRLPGAGGDYVYDPVEGAAPSCVTGGAHGIAVGDGGEGDDYPYREPVGDCAWCEGSRDPGADPWSLYKRECVSFVAWRMNQQMGWVEGQEYPFTPPKMGLSLFGNAAQWSSNLASAGYVTDNTPKAGAIAWWGPGWNDTIVTGFAGHVAVVKEVHDDGTVTIEQYNAAPKEHAYSQQRIKATAVQGYIHVADTEN; encoded by the coding sequence ATGAGCAATCCTGACGCCCCCGTACCTGCACCTCCCGGTGAATCCGCCGGCGCCGACCAGCTCAAAGCGGACGGCAAGGAAGCGGCACTGCTGGTGGCCAAGGGTGCTGCGACCGGTGGCCTGGCCGGTGCAGCGAAGGGCGCTGCCCAGGCGCTGGTCAAAACGGAAACAGGGCGCAAGGGCATCATGCTCGCCGTCCTGATCCCTGCCATTGCCCTGCTGATCGTCATCGTCATGGTCGTCTCCATGCTCAACACCGGCTCGAACGGCAACAGCACCGTGGACGCCGGGCACGCCAGTGCCGCCATCCAGGCCGGAATGCAGGACATAGAGGATGACAGCAAGCTGCGCACCATCCGGGATGCGGCCGAAAAGACCGGTGTCAGGTGGGAAATCCTCGCTGCGATCGTCGCCCAGACCGAGGAACGCACCTCAGGCAAGGGAACCGGCCCGTACGGCATCGACATGGACAAAGCCGGGACCGGCACCGCAGGAGATGAAACCCTCCCCGACGGAACCCCCGCCAAAATCTCCGAGGAGGACGCCCAGGACCTGTACAAGGCCGGAGTCTTCGTAGGCCAGCTGCTCTCCCACAGCAACGAACACACCGTCAACCAGCTGCAGAACCCCTCCCTGGACGCCGGCGTCACAGACGTGCGCGGCGAAGAAGGCAGCGGGCCCACCCGCAAGCTCTCGGACGAGGACCAGTCCCGGGAAGCCCAGGCCCGGGTCAAGGAGCAGTACCTGGTCTCCCTGCGGACCCTGCCCCTGAAGGGCAACCCGGACATCTCCGAGAAGGTGTACGAGCTCGCCTCCACCTGGGCGATGGGCAAGACCCGGCAGTGCACCACGGATTCCGTTCAGCTCGGCGGTCAGACGAGCGTTGAACTGAACGAAAAGCAGAAGAAGATCGCTCAGCAGATCATCAACCAGGTCGCCCGGAAGGGCATGTCCGAGCAGGCCGCCGTCGTAGCCCTCGCCACCGCCATGCAGGAGAGCAAGCTGCGCAACTGGTGGAACGTGAAGGTCCCCGGATCCGAGGCGCTCACCGACGACAAGGACGCCCGCGGCCAGGACGGCTACTCCGTGGGCCCGTTCCAGCAGCAGGTCAACGGCAACCAGTTCTCGTGGGGCACCGTCGAGGACGCCATGAACATCTCCAAGTCCGCCGACATGTTCCTGGAGCGGCTGAAGACCATTCCGCACTGGGAGGATCTGCCCGTCAGTGAAGCAGCGCAGGCAGTCCAGGTCTCCGCGTTCCCTGACGAGTACGCGCAGTGGGAGTCCATGGCGCGGCAGCTGGTCGCGGACCTGAAGCCGACCGACGGTGGGTACTCAGACCCCCACGATGACGAGCCCGCCCACGGCGATGCCCCGAACAGCCTGGTGGTCAACCCTGATGCCCACCCGAACACCCGTGCCGTCGAAGCGGCTGTGAAGGACCGGTTCGCTGCCGGTGTGCTGACCTTCTACGACATCGGCGGCAGCCTGGACCACCTCGAGGGCCGGGCAGTGGACATCATGATCAAGGACTACAAGTCTGCGGCCGGCGACCGCGCCGGGGATGAGATCGCCAACTTCCTCATCAAGAACTCCGCAGCGTTCGGCATCGACTACCTCATCTGGCAGGACCGGATCTGGCTGGGCCCCCTGCAGGGCTGGATGCCGTACTCCACCGGCGGCTACGGCGGCATGTACACCGGGAACTGGAACGACACGACCCTGCACAACGACCACGTGCACGTCTCCGTGACCCGGCTGCCCGGAGCCGGCGGCGACTACGTCTACGACCCGGTCGAAGGCGCGGCACCGTCCTGCGTGACCGGCGGCGCCCACGGCATCGCTGTCGGGGACGGTGGAGAAGGCGATGACTACCCGTACCGGGAGCCCGTTGGCGACTGCGCCTGGTGTGAAGGTTCCCGGGACCCGGGAGCGGATCCCTGGAGCCTGTACAAGCGTGAATGCGTCTCCTTCGTGGCCTGGCGCATGAATCAGCAGATGGGCTGGGTCGAAGGCCAGGAGTACCCGTTCACGCCGCCGAAGATGGGCCTGTCCCTGTTCGGCAACGCGGCTCAGTGGAGCTCGAACCTGGCCAGTGCCGGCTACGTCACGGACAACACTCCGAAGGCCGGTGCGATCGCCTGGTGGGGTCCGGGATGGAACGACACGATCGTGACCGGGTTCGCCGGCCACGTAGCAGTTGTGAAGGAAGTTCACGATGACGGTACGGTCACCATCGAGCAGTACAACGCGGCCCCCAAGGAGCACGCGTACTCACAGCAGCGGATCAAGGCGACAGCCGTTCAGGGTTACATCCATGTAGCCGATACCGAGAACTAA
- a CDS encoding tripartite tricarboxylate transporter TctB family protein, which produces MNKRIVARVLPALLLMLGILTFGFTPAASAAPAPALTAAASIQTPARIDGAGPANTTQSVCGTTAGGSSRAASNDLLPVNRWADATAAMHSRLDNTFLSDTAELMQRHSIISTGMSSGNFMWSLGTGMSAFAINFCMLDKVGGAADGVVATIGNAIKDSALLTGLVVMAVVILLFQGRKNGQMPWKKIAQKGVVIGLFAAMTAGAMASTGGGKSNDSSKPYSEATAGQPYTPGFMSPGWIVTTINDTVSSLASAPAGALVLSTTGDGSMDMNNPLSCDNYLLSLKMGYKNAYGDTAESLASGVPLIMSSLWETTGLQTWRTAQFGDSKLDENSWCRLLEYNAGTRVMSANKAIDSGAGNSESTVRATMNRIMPAGRALDNFNYSQIAFVPSSKADTDKSLVAWASCRFANAGGAGDLTEEESWKVADHFTGKGDKDKKANPADCASWFTADDDHAGSFNWDSDQDKVVKRTITGPGDERYALDVRDFILTLHGNNNSQGMTSVFAYNISALSMLVVFGLLAISILIAKIAMVVMIITGIFMVILALMPSAGFDKMGNYLKTLLGINLFTFAVQLLFAMISILTVMLQSLGTSFLGEGSLVAIFWSGLSPLLSVFLLHMVFTKVLKVPSPFKLSAAMAWGGAVGAAGGAALGGVGALMDRKVGNAGRRAMSKATGAGKRGVNSVLGKATGGRIGGTAPRRGAAAPAGLPSGAKGASAGSVDGGLPGALQNGRRGKSSEQNHMVSGEEAIQNRLLTSNTPNSEVAKGRMSSADRKIMADAAKAELAAAKQFRKDQRAEMGLSPEVTPGSQVVGALSKTVAGAMVAGSAINKAGQTGKRIVSNPVQSSRDGLKAAGAAAGAAKAAVKSAGARATVTLGNLQSHPIRTSADLAKRAGGAASKLANSKAVTAVRYSNAVDQFKQKPLRTTAKVAGAGLLLATSTPALAIPAVAAGAWAAKKGVQEANRRTLGRKAANDQMTAEYRQAALRQRSRESRVTQPEPQVGPGPEPAPETSSESSNGSAPANRAAPEGFSDHY; this is translated from the coding sequence ATGAACAAACGCATTGTGGCCAGGGTCCTACCGGCTCTGCTGCTGATGCTCGGCATCCTGACCTTCGGGTTCACGCCGGCAGCATCAGCTGCACCGGCACCGGCCCTCACCGCTGCAGCCTCCATCCAAACCCCTGCCAGAATCGACGGCGCGGGCCCGGCGAATACTACCCAGTCCGTCTGCGGCACGACCGCCGGCGGATCCTCCCGGGCAGCCAGCAACGACCTCCTGCCGGTGAACCGCTGGGCTGATGCAACCGCGGCCATGCACTCCCGGCTGGACAACACTTTCCTGTCGGACACTGCAGAGCTCATGCAGCGCCACTCGATCATTTCCACCGGCATGTCCTCGGGCAACTTCATGTGGTCCCTGGGCACCGGCATGTCCGCGTTCGCCATCAACTTCTGCATGCTCGACAAGGTCGGCGGTGCCGCAGACGGCGTCGTGGCCACTATCGGCAACGCCATCAAGGACTCTGCCCTCCTGACAGGCCTGGTCGTCATGGCCGTCGTCATCCTGCTCTTTCAGGGCCGGAAGAACGGCCAGATGCCATGGAAGAAGATCGCCCAGAAGGGTGTCGTCATCGGCCTGTTCGCAGCCATGACTGCAGGCGCCATGGCCTCTACTGGCGGCGGCAAGAGCAACGACAGCTCCAAACCGTACAGCGAAGCGACCGCCGGACAGCCCTACACTCCTGGCTTCATGTCCCCGGGCTGGATCGTGACTACCATCAACGACACCGTTTCATCGCTGGCTTCGGCACCTGCCGGCGCACTGGTCCTCTCCACGACCGGCGACGGCAGCATGGACATGAACAACCCGCTTTCGTGCGACAACTACCTGCTGTCCCTGAAGATGGGCTACAAGAACGCTTACGGAGACACGGCGGAATCCCTCGCCTCCGGTGTCCCGCTCATCATGTCTTCACTGTGGGAAACCACCGGCCTGCAGACCTGGCGCACCGCCCAGTTCGGCGACTCCAAACTGGACGAAAACTCCTGGTGCCGTCTGCTGGAGTACAACGCCGGAACCCGTGTCATGAGCGCCAACAAGGCTATTGACTCCGGTGCAGGGAACTCGGAATCGACAGTCCGGGCCACGATGAACCGCATCATGCCGGCGGGGCGGGCCCTGGATAACTTCAACTACAGCCAGATCGCTTTCGTCCCGTCCTCCAAGGCGGATACCGACAAGTCCCTGGTGGCCTGGGCTTCCTGCCGTTTCGCCAACGCCGGTGGCGCCGGAGACCTGACCGAGGAGGAATCCTGGAAGGTTGCCGACCACTTCACCGGCAAGGGTGACAAGGATAAGAAGGCCAACCCGGCCGACTGCGCCTCCTGGTTCACCGCCGATGACGACCATGCCGGATCCTTCAACTGGGATTCCGACCAGGACAAGGTCGTCAAGCGGACCATCACGGGACCGGGCGATGAACGGTACGCCCTGGACGTGCGGGACTTCATCCTGACCCTGCACGGCAACAACAACTCCCAGGGCATGACCTCGGTCTTCGCCTACAACATCTCGGCACTGTCGATGCTGGTTGTCTTCGGGCTCCTGGCCATCTCGATCCTGATCGCAAAGATCGCCATGGTGGTCATGATCATCACCGGCATCTTCATGGTCATCCTGGCCCTGATGCCCAGTGCCGGGTTCGACAAGATGGGCAACTACCTCAAGACGCTGCTGGGCATCAACCTTTTCACCTTTGCCGTCCAGCTGCTGTTCGCCATGATCTCCATCCTGACGGTCATGCTGCAGAGCCTGGGTACATCCTTCCTCGGTGAAGGCAGCCTCGTGGCGATCTTCTGGTCGGGCCTGTCCCCACTGCTGTCGGTCTTCCTGCTGCACATGGTCTTCACCAAGGTGCTCAAGGTTCCTTCGCCGTTCAAGCTCTCCGCAGCCATGGCCTGGGGCGGTGCAGTCGGTGCTGCCGGCGGTGCAGCTCTTGGCGGTGTCGGCGCCCTGATGGACCGCAAGGTCGGCAACGCAGGACGCAGGGCCATGAGCAAGGCAACCGGTGCAGGCAAGCGCGGTGTCAACTCTGTCCTCGGCAAGGCTACGGGCGGCCGCATCGGTGGAACCGCTCCCCGCCGCGGCGCAGCAGCACCCGCCGGACTCCCCTCCGGTGCCAAGGGGGCCTCGGCCGGATCCGTCGACGGCGGCCTGCCGGGCGCACTGCAGAACGGCCGCCGCGGCAAGAGCAGCGAGCAGAACCACATGGTGTCCGGCGAAGAGGCAATCCAGAACCGCCTCCTCACCAGCAACACTCCGAACTCGGAAGTTGCCAAGGGCCGGATGTCCTCCGCGGACCGCAAGATCATGGCCGACGCTGCCAAGGCCGAACTGGCTGCTGCGAAGCAGTTCCGGAAGGATCAGCGCGCTGAAATGGGCCTCAGCCCCGAGGTCACCCCGGGCTCCCAGGTTGTCGGTGCCCTGTCCAAAACGGTCGCCGGCGCCATGGTTGCCGGGTCCGCCATCAACAAGGCCGGCCAGACTGGCAAGAGGATCGTCTCCAACCCGGTCCAGTCCAGCCGTGACGGTCTGAAGGCAGCCGGTGCAGCCGCCGGTGCTGCGAAGGCGGCCGTGAAGTCTGCCGGAGCCCGCGCGACCGTAACACTGGGCAACCTGCAGTCACACCCGATCCGCACCTCCGCGGACCTGGCCAAGCGTGCAGGCGGGGCGGCAAGCAAGCTGGCCAACAGCAAGGCAGTCACCGCAGTCCGGTACTCCAATGCCGTGGACCAGTTCAAGCAGAAGCCGCTGCGCACGACAGCCAAGGTCGCCGGCGCCGGACTCCTGCTGGCAACTTCCACCCCGGCCCTTGCTATCCCGGCAGTGGCCGCGGGCGCCTGGGCAGCCAAGAAGGGGGTGCAGGAAGCCAACCGCCGGACACTCGGCCGGAAGGCAGCCAACGACCAGATGACTGCCGAGTACCGTCAGGCAGCACTTCGCCAGCGCAGCCGCGAGTCCCGGGTGACGCAGCCTGAACCGCAGGTTGGTCCCGGACCGGAACCCGCACCCGAGACGTCTTCTGAGTCATCAAACGGATCGGCGCCGGCAAATAGGGCAGCTCCGGAAGGATTCAGCGACCACTACTAG